In one window of Henckelia pumila isolate YLH828 chromosome 1, ASM3356847v2, whole genome shotgun sequence DNA:
- the LOC140877697 gene encoding 110 kDa U5 small nuclear ribonucleoprotein component CLO, with the protein MDESLYDEFGNYIGPEIESDQESDQEDDEEELPDRIEDEGPVSDDEHGPGKSNGWLTTAEDVDMDSQIVLAEDKKYYPTAEEVYGEEVETLVMDEDEQPLEQPIIKPVKNLKFELGVKDSSTYVSTQFLLGLMSNPSLVRNVALVGNLHHGKTTFMDMLVEQTHHISTFDQNSEKHMRYTDTRIDEQERKISIKAVPMSLVLEDSNSKSYLCNIMDTPGHVNFSDEMTAALRLADGAVLIVDAAEGVMVNTERAIRHSIQERIPIVVVINKVDRLITELKLPPKDAYHKLRHTIEVINNHITAASSTAGSVQVVDPVLGNVCFASATAGWSFTLQSFAKLYVKLHGIPFDANKFALRLWGDYYFDPDTRTFKKKQPASGVERSFVQFVLEPLYKLYSQVIGEHKKSVEATLGDLGVTLSNAAYRLNVRPLLRLACSSVFGTATGFTDMLVQHVPSAKEAAARKVEHIYTGPKDSIIYQSMENCDTSGPLIVNVTKLYPKSDCSVFDAFGRVYSGEIMTGQTVRVLGEGYSPDDEEDMTVKEVTKLWVYQARYRIPISKAPPGSWVLIEGVDASIMKTATLCNLEYDDDVYIFRPLQFNTLSVVKTATEPLNPSELPKMVEGLRKISKSYPLAITKVEESGEHTILGTGELYLDSIMKDLRELYSEVEVKVADPVVSFCETVVESSSMKCFAETPNKKNKITMIAEPLERGLAEDIENGVVSVDWPRKKLGDFFQTKYDWDLLAARSIWAFGPDKQGPNILLDDTLSSEVDKSLLNAVKDSIVQGFQWGAREGPLCDEPIRNVKFKIVDAKIAPEPLNRGTGQIIPTARRVAYSAFLMATPRLMEPVYYIEIQTPIDCVSAIYTVLSRRRGHVTADVPQPGTPAYIVKAFLPVIESFGFETDLRYHTQGQAFCLSAFDHWAIVPGDPLDKSIVLRPLEPAPIQHLAREFMVKTRRRKGMSEDVSINKFFDEAMFVELAQQDADLHLQMI; encoded by the exons ATGGATGAGAGTTTGTACGATGAGTTTGGAAACTATATTGGGCCAGAGATTGAGTCAGATCAAGAGAGTGACCAGGAGGACGATGAGGAGGAGCTGCCCGACAGGATAGAGGATGAGGGGCCTGTGTCTGATGATGAACACGGGCCTGGAAAATCAAATGGGTGGCTAACCACTGCTGAAGATGTTGATATGGACAGCCAAATTGTCCTGGCTGAGGACAAAAAGTACTATCCAACTGCCGAGGAGGTTTATGGTGAAGAAGTTGAAACTTTGGTTATGGATGAAGATGAGCAGCCACTCGAACAGCCTATTATCAAGCCTGTGAAAAATCTCAAGTTTGAGTTGGGGGTTAAGGACTCGTCAACTTATGTGTCAACACAGTTCCTTCTCGGTCTGATGTCAAATCCTTCTTTAGTTAGGAATGTTGCTTTGGTTGGCAATTTGCATCATGGGAAGACGACATTTATGGACATGTTAGTTGAGCAGACTCACCACATATCTACCTTTGATCAGAACAGTGAGAAGCATATGCGGTACACTGACACAAGAATAGATGAGCAGGAGAGGAAGATTTCCATTAAGGCAGTTCCAATGTCACTTGTTCTTGAGGATAGCAATTCAAAATCTTATCTTTGCAATATCATGGATACTCCAGGGCATGTTAACTTTTCTGATGAGATGACTGCTGCTCTCAGGCTTGCTGATGGTGCAGTGTTAATTGTGGATGCTGCGGAAGGAGTCATG GTTAATACGGAGAGGGCTATACGCCATTCCATCCAGGAACGCATTCCtatagttgttgtaataaacAAG GTTGATAGATTGATAACTGAACTCAAGTTACCTCCAAAGGATGCCTACCACAAGCTAAGACACACAATTGAAGTAATCAATAACCACATAACTGCTGCCTCCTCTACTGCTGGGAGTGTTCAAGTTGTTGATCCTGTGCTTGGAAATGTTTGTTTTGCAAGTGCTACTGCAGGATGGTCATTCACGCTGCAGTCATTTGCTAAGCTATATGTCAAGCTTCATGGCATTCCATTTGATGCCAATAAGTTTGCTCTGCGCCTTTGGGGTGATTATTACTTCGATCCCGATACCCGAACTTTTAAGAAGAAACAGCCGGCTAGTGGGGTGGAACGATCCTTTGTCCAGTTTGTGCTTGAGCCGCTTTATAAATTGTATAGCCAAGTGATTGGAGAACATAAGAAGAGTGTGGAAGCTACCCTTGGGGACCTTGGTGTGACTTTAAGTAATGCGGCTTATCGGTTGAATGTGAGGCCCTTGTTAAGGTTGGCATGTAGCTCGGTATTTGGTACTGCCACAGGTTTTACTGACATGCTTGTTCAGCATGTTCCATCTGCTAAAGAAGCTGCTGCTCGGAAAGTGGAACACATCTATACTGGACCGAAGGATTCCATTATTTACCAGTCTATGGAGAATTGTGATACGTCAGGTCCCCTTATCGTCAACGTAACGAAGCTGTATCCTAAATCTGATTGCAGTGTGtttgatgcttttggtaggGTCTATAGTGGTGAAATTATGACTGGTCAGACAGTACGAGTGCTGGGAGAAGGCTATTCACCTGATGATGAGGAGGATATGACAGTGAAAGAAGTGACCAAATTATGGGTCTATCAAGCTCGTTATAGGATTCCGATAAGCAAAGCCCCTCCTGGTTCTTGGGTTCTCATTGAGGGTGTGGATGCTTCTATTATGAAGACAGCAACACTTTGCAATTTAGAGTATGATGATGATGTCTACATATtcaggccacttcagttcaaCACTCTTTCTGTGGTAAAAACTGCTACCGAGCCTTTGAATCCTAGTGAGTTGCCAAAAATGGTGGAGGGTCTAAGGAAGATCAGCAAGAGTTATCCTTTAGCAATTACAAAGGTTGAAGAATCTGGGGAGCATACTATTTTGGGCACTGGAGAATTGTATCTGGATTCTATTATGAAGGACCTTAGGGAGCTCTATTCAGAAGTGGAAGTGAAG GTGGCAGATCCAGTTGTCTCGTTCTGTGAAACAGTTGTGGAGTCTTCTTCGATGAAATGTTTTGCTGAAACCCcaaacaagaaaaataaaattaccatG ATTGCTGAACCATTAGAGAGAGGACTTGCTGAAGACATTGAGAATGGTGTTGTAAGCGTTGATTGGCCTCGGAAAAAGCTTGGTGATTTTTTCCAGACAAAATATGATTGGGATCTACTTGCTGCTAGATCTATTTGGGCATTTGGTCCTGACAAACAG GGACCCAATATCTTATTAGATGACACACTGTCGAGTGAAGTAGACAAGAGTTTGCTTAATGCAGTCAAAGATTCTATTGTTCAAGG GTTTCAGTGGGGGGCTCGAGAAGGCCCACTCTGTGACGAGCCTATCAGAAATGTGAAGTTCAAAATAGTTGATGCAAAAATTGCACCTGAGCCTTTGAATCGTGGAACTGGGCAGATTATTCCAACTGCCCGGCGTGTTGCTTATTCAGCTTTCCTTATGGCAACACCTAGGCTCATGGAACCTGTGTACTACATAGAA ATTCAGACCCCAATTGACTGTGTTTCTGCCATATACACGGTGCTATCACGTAGACGTGGCCATGTCACCGCAGATGTTCCACAACCTGGGACACCGGCCTACATTGTTAAG GCATTTTTACCAGTGATAGAGTCATTTGGTTTTGAAACGGACCTGAGGTACCATACACAGGGCCAGGCATTCTGCTTATCGGCGTTTGATCATTGGGCTATTGTCCCTGGAGATCCCCTTGATAAAAGTATAGTTCTACGCCCGTTGGAGCCAGCTCCAATCCAGCACTTGGCCCGTGAATTTATGGTGAAGACAAGgcgtcgaaag GGAATGTCTGAAGATGTAAGCATTAATAAATTCTTCGATGAGGCAATGTTTGTCGAACTAGCTCAACAGGACGCTGATCTTCACCTACAGATGATCTGA